In Phragmites australis chromosome 17, lpPhrAust1.1, whole genome shotgun sequence, the following are encoded in one genomic region:
- the LOC133897281 gene encoding polyadenylate-binding protein RBP47-like: protein MQAAAAANGGGDVQKQQQQPQPVVGAPPPPPSAVVPPHWVAMPFAPPPGAAAMVMPHQMAAAHFVPFHAIAPPPRAAPVAAVALGSPAAQAGQEENKTIWVGDLHYWMDENYLHSCFGYTGEVVAIKVIRNKQTGQSEGYGFVEFYSHIAAEKVLEGFSCHIMPNTDQPFRLNWASFSMGDRRSDVASDHSIFVGDLASDVNDATLLETFSSRYSSVKGAKVVIDANTGRSKGYGFVRFGDDNDKTHAMTEMNGVYCSTRPMRIGPATPRKSSGTSGSNGSSARSDGDLTNTTVFVGGLDPNVSEEDLRQTFSQYGEISSVKIPVGKQCGFVQFAQRKNAEDALQGLNGSTIGKQTVRLSWGRNPANKQFRGDNGSQWNNGMYYAASPFYNGYGYPAAPFPDPGMYAAAAYGAYPFYGNQQQVS from the exons atgcaggcggcggcggcggcgaatgGCGGGGGTGACgtgcagaagcagcagcagcagccgcagccggtggtgggggcgccgcctccgccgccgtcaGCGGTGGTGCCGCCCCATTGGGTGGCCATGCCGTTCGCGCCGCCACCCGGGGCCGCGGCCATGGTGATGCCACACCAGATGGCGGCGGCGCACTTCGTGCCGTTCCACGCtatcgcgccgccgccgcgggcggCGCCCGTGGCGGCGGTCGCCCTGGGCTCCCCCGCCGCGCAAGCCGGGCAGGAGGAGAACAAGACCATCTGGGTCGGCGACCTCCATTACTGGATGGACGAGAATTACCTCCACAGCTGCTTCGGCTACACCGGCGAG GTTGTGGCGATTAAAGTTATTCGTAATAAGCAGACTGGACAGTCGGAAGGATATGGATTTGTAGAGTTCTACAGTCACATTGCAGCTGAAAAAGTACTTGAAGGCTTTTCTTGTCACATAATGCCAAATACTGATCAGCCTTTTAGGTTAAATTGGGCATCATTTAGCATGGGGGATAGGCGTTCGGATGTTGCTTCAGATCATTCCATATTTGTAGGCGATCTTGCTTCTGATGTCAATGATGCCACATTACTGGAGACTTTCTCCAGCAGGTACTCCTCTGTCAAAGGTGCAAAAGTTGTTATTGATGCTAATACTGGTAGATCGAAGGGCTATGGTTTTGTGAGATTTGGAGATGATAATGATAAGACACATGCCATGACTGAGATGAATGGTGTGTATTGCTCTACTAGGCCCATGAGAATTGGCCCTGCAACTCCCAGAAAATCCTCAG GTACTTCTGGATCAAATGGTTCATCTGCTCGATCAGATGGAGATTTGACAAACACAACT GTATTTGTCGGCGGGCTCGACCCAAATGTTAGCGAAGAGGACCTTAGGCAAACCTTCTCCCAGTACGGAGAAATTTCCTCTGTAAAGATTCCTGTCGGGAAACAATGCGGCTTTGTGCAGTTTGCTCAGAG AAAGAACGCCGAAGACGCATTGCAAGGACTAAATGGAAGCACAATTGGCAAACAGACCGTGCGTCTTTCTTGGGGTCGCAATCCAGCAAACAAGCAG TTTAGGGGCGACAACGGCAGTCAGTGGAACAACGGGATGTACTACGCAGCTTCCCCGTTCTACAACGGCTACGGCTACCCTGCGGCGCCGTTCCCTGACCCGGGCATGTACGCTGCTGCTGCCTACGGCGCCTACCCGTTCTACGGCAACCAGCAGCAAGTGAGCTGA